In Enterobacter sp. 638, a single window of DNA contains:
- the dksA gene encoding RNA polymerase-binding protein DksA, which produces MQEGQNRKTSSLSILAIAGVEPYQEKPGEEYMNEAQLSHFKRILEAWRNQLRDEVDRTVTHMQDEAANFPDPVDRAAQEEEFSLELRNRDRERKLIKKIEKTLKKVEDEDFGFCESCGVEIGIRRLEARPTADLCIDCKTLAEIREKQMAG; this is translated from the coding sequence ATGCAAGAAGGGCAAAACCGTAAAACATCGTCCCTGAGTATTCTCGCCATCGCTGGGGTGGAGCCATATCAAGAGAAGCCGGGCGAAGAGTATATGAATGAAGCCCAGCTGTCTCACTTCAAGCGTATTCTTGAAGCATGGCGTAATCAACTTAGGGATGAAGTCGATCGCACCGTTACCCACATGCAGGACGAAGCAGCAAACTTCCCGGACCCGGTTGACCGTGCCGCTCAGGAAGAAGAGTTCAGCCTCGAACTGCGTAACCGTGACCGCGAACGCAAGCTGATCAAGAAGATTGAGAAGACGCTGAAGAAGGTTGAAGACGAAGATTTCGGCTTCTGCGAATCCTGCGGTGTGGAAATTGGTATTCGTCGCCTTGAAGCGCGTCCGACTGCCGATCTGTGCATCGACTGCAAAACGCTGGCTGAAATCCGCGAAAAGCAGATGGCCGGTTAA